The proteins below come from a single Argonema galeatum A003/A1 genomic window:
- a CDS encoding protein phosphatase 2C domain-containing protein, with protein sequence MQNHNQNDIACFTMPKIGEQEADIQDACDWSDDKSLVAIADGASTSLFPGEWAKLLVKHFCDYNQDSIESIYQQWEQWLKPIQEEWRKFWFAEIQKKNAPWNVKAIRKENYASATCIGLKFRPLSETGEKTWEAIAVGDSCLFQIKARENNFIAFPINKSESFQTVTDCFHSLPEQKSSSPKYNRGFYEEGDIFLLATDALAEWIFKDLESGSDKRTNLISISTPDEFKNFIEQLRGDNLIKNDDTTICRIKIATIPQKQVSSQPLLPPSNQENSDSSEITNTDVGVETMQSTSQSSSGRPVTPQERLNKRIFIGIQIAVLVGIINLLVNIFFPLIAHFSKNPDPSTTKPQPSPVASSKAPASNNSNTATTSAVPIYAAEANSSNQPIQAIGYLLRKPSGSESLQLLVLTPLSYINEQEKKLTIPAKSQPLPIFLYKPQLKELLPEDFLGYLLPGNSLPLDKAIKSSTFKEAQWVKIQVRLAK encoded by the coding sequence ATGCAAAATCACAATCAGAATGACATAGCGTGCTTCACCATGCCAAAGATTGGTGAGCAAGAGGCAGATATACAAGATGCTTGTGACTGGAGTGACGATAAAAGTCTAGTAGCGATCGCAGATGGTGCTTCTACCTCTCTTTTTCCTGGGGAGTGGGCTAAACTTCTGGTTAAACACTTTTGCGATTACAATCAAGACTCAATTGAAAGCATCTATCAGCAATGGGAACAATGGTTAAAACCTATACAAGAAGAATGGAGAAAGTTTTGGTTTGCAGAAATACAAAAGAAAAACGCTCCCTGGAATGTTAAAGCAATCAGAAAAGAAAATTATGCTTCAGCTACTTGTATAGGTCTAAAATTTCGACCCCTAAGTGAAACTGGTGAAAAAACCTGGGAAGCGATAGCAGTTGGGGATAGTTGCTTATTTCAGATCAAAGCTAGGGAGAATAATTTTATAGCATTTCCTATTAATAAATCTGAAAGTTTTCAAACAGTAACAGACTGCTTTCATAGTCTGCCTGAACAAAAGTCTTCTTCCCCAAAATACAATCGAGGTTTTTACGAAGAAGGTGACATATTTTTACTAGCTACTGATGCCTTAGCCGAATGGATTTTCAAAGACTTGGAAAGTGGAAGCGACAAACGGACAAATTTGATTTCCATTTCAACGCCAGATGAATTTAAAAATTTTATTGAACAGCTAAGAGGGGACAACTTGATTAAAAATGATGATACAACAATTTGCAGAATCAAAATTGCTACAATTCCACAAAAGCAAGTAAGCAGTCAACCTTTACTTCCCCCGTCAAATCAAGAAAATAGTGATTCGTCCGAAATTACAAACACAGATGTTGGTGTAGAAACTATGCAATCTACTTCTCAATCATCTTCAGGTCGCCCAGTCACGCCACAAGAGCGTCTAAATAAACGTATATTTATTGGAATTCAAATTGCCGTATTAGTGGGAATAATAAACTTATTGGTTAATATTTTTTTCCCCCTTATTGCACATTTTTCTAAAAATCCAGATCCTAGCACAACTAAACCTCAACCTTCTCCTGTTGCTAGTAGCAAAGCACCAGCTTCTAATAATAGCAACACAGCTACTACCTCGGCAGTACCTATCTACGCCGCTGAAGCCAATTCTAGCAATCAGCCTATACAGGCTATAGGTTATTTGTTGAGAAAACCATCTGGATCGGAAAGTTTACAATTGTTGGTTCTCACACCTTTATCCTACATTAATGAGCAAGAAAAAAAATTAACTATTCCTGCCAAAAGTCAACCACTTCCAATTTTCCTATATAAGCCTCAACTAAAAGAACTTTTACCAGAAGATTTTTTGGGTTACTTACTACCCGGAAACTCCTTACCTTTAGATAAAGCTATAAAGTCAAGCACATTCAAGGAAGCTCAATGGGTAAAAATTCAGGTTAGATTAGCAAAATGA
- a CDS encoding DUF1036 domain-containing protein yields the protein QPQNPPPQTWNPTGATTATSQPQNPPPQTWNPTGATTITSQPMNSSPTSLTKQTRIASSPAWLKAIAVVSTITAIGIGVFSYAQYQQLNQIKKQIERIRVQKQLLLPNVNKPSLSSEIQNLINVIKGGDSFLYLDLNKLMGQLENHESSFKKNINQLQSRVNELEDKNRSLHKENDSLQSRVYDLTKSTYVKFCNKTESKTINASFAFWDGEGLRSKGWWLVALGECKSVSMGQNYRGNVYVYGMYNKGERSWGSGYSSFCVDIINAFDIPNSDKNSCSGSSERRVTMSKFDVSPGTNDWPFKD from the coding sequence CAACCACAAAATCCTCCACCTCAGACTTGGAATCCTACAGGTGCAACTACAGCTACCAGTCAACCACAAAATCCTCCACCTCAGACTTGGAATCCTACAGGCGCAACCACAATTACCAGTCAACCGATGAATAGCTCACCAACTTCGCTGACTAAACAAACTCGGATAGCGAGTTCTCCGGCTTGGCTAAAGGCTATCGCTGTAGTTTCAACAATTACTGCTATTGGTATTGGGGTATTTTCTTACGCTCAGTATCAACAACTTAATCAAATTAAGAAGCAAATTGAGCGAATAAGAGTTCAAAAACAATTGCTTTTACCAAACGTAAACAAGCCATCTCTGTCTAGTGAGATACAAAATTTAATAAATGTCATTAAAGGTGGAGATTCATTTTTATACCTTGATTTAAACAAATTAATGGGACAACTAGAAAATCATGAGTCCTCTTTTAAGAAAAACATTAATCAACTGCAAAGTAGAGTCAATGAACTTGAAGATAAAAATCGCTCTTTACATAAAGAAAATGATAGTTTGCAAAGTAGAGTTTATGACCTGACAAAATCTACTTATGTAAAGTTTTGCAATAAAACTGAAAGTAAAACAATAAATGCTTCATTTGCGTTCTGGGATGGTGAAGGATTACGTTCAAAAGGTTGGTGGTTAGTCGCTCTAGGAGAATGTAAAAGTGTTAGCATGGGTCAAAATTATAGGGGAAATGTATATGTTTATGGAATGTACAATAAAGGAGAACGCAGTTGGGGTTCAGGATATTCATCATTTTGTGTAGACATAATCAATGCTTTTGATATTCCGAACAGTGACAAAAATAGTTGTAGTGGAAGTAGCGAAAGAAGAGTAACAATGAGTAAGTTTGATGTTTCTCCAGGAACAAATGATTGGCCTTTTAAGGATTAG
- the uvrB gene encoding excinuclease ABC subunit UvrB: MTQFSLQATFNPTGDQPHAIAELTNYIQGGNRFQTLLGATGTGKTFTVASVIEKVGKPTLVLAHNKTLAAQLCNEFREFFPDNAVEYFVSYYDYYQPEAYLPVTDTYIEKTAAINDEIDMLRHSATRSLFERRDVIVVASISCIYGLGIPSEYLKAAIPFRVGEEVNQRQILRDLATVQYNRNDTEMGRGKFRVRGDVLEIGPAYEDRIIRIEFFGDEIDAIRYVDPVTGEIIQSLDAINIYPARHFVTPDEKLEAACDAIQQELKERVAELEKDGKLLEAQRLDQRSRYDLEMLREVGYCNGVENYSRHLAGRLAGEPPECLIDYFPKDWLLVIDESHVSVPQIRGMYNGDQARKKVLIEHGFRLPSAADNRPLKAEEFWEKVNQCIFVSATPGNWELEISEERIAQQVIRPTGVLDPELFVRPTEGQIDDLLGEIKERVALKERVLVTTLTKRMAEDLTEYLQDRAIRVRYLHSEINSIQRIEILQELRSGDFDVLIGVNLLREGLDLPEVSLVAILDADKEGFLRAERSLIQTIGRAARHVRGQAILYGDNLTDSMIKAIDETDRRRGIQMAYNRMHGITPQSIIKKSKNSILASLEVSRRLNTQELEVAYQQADDLSLDEIPELISQLEAQMKEAAKKLEFEEAAKLRDRIKHLRDKLLGH, translated from the coding sequence ATGACGCAATTTAGCCTGCAAGCAACTTTTAACCCGACGGGCGATCAACCGCACGCGATCGCCGAACTCACCAACTACATCCAGGGCGGTAATCGCTTCCAAACCCTGCTAGGTGCGACGGGTACGGGGAAAACTTTTACCGTAGCTTCGGTAATTGAAAAGGTGGGAAAACCCACCCTAGTTCTAGCTCACAACAAAACTTTAGCGGCTCAGTTGTGTAACGAGTTCCGGGAATTTTTCCCCGATAATGCTGTTGAATACTTTGTCAGTTATTACGATTACTACCAACCTGAAGCTTATCTCCCTGTCACCGATACTTACATCGAAAAAACTGCCGCAATTAACGATGAAATCGATATGTTGCGCCACTCAGCTACGCGATCGCTTTTTGAGCGGCGCGATGTTATTGTGGTAGCTTCGATCAGTTGTATCTACGGGTTAGGGATTCCCTCGGAATATCTGAAAGCGGCTATTCCTTTTCGAGTGGGAGAAGAAGTTAATCAGCGGCAGATATTGAGAGATTTAGCCACCGTGCAGTATAACCGCAACGATACAGAAATGGGTCGAGGAAAGTTTCGAGTTCGGGGCGATGTGTTGGAAATTGGCCCCGCTTACGAAGACCGCATTATTCGGATAGAATTCTTTGGGGATGAAATTGATGCGATTCGCTATGTTGACCCCGTAACAGGTGAAATTATCCAAAGTTTAGATGCGATAAATATTTATCCAGCGCGTCACTTTGTTACGCCAGACGAGAAACTCGAAGCTGCTTGCGATGCTATTCAGCAAGAATTAAAAGAGCGAGTTGCAGAATTGGAGAAAGATGGAAAATTACTAGAAGCGCAACGATTAGATCAGCGCAGTCGCTACGATTTGGAAATGCTGCGGGAAGTAGGATATTGTAACGGCGTGGAGAACTATTCTCGCCATTTAGCGGGTCGTCTTGCTGGAGAACCGCCAGAATGTTTGATCGATTATTTCCCGAAAGATTGGCTTTTGGTAATAGATGAATCTCACGTTAGCGTACCGCAAATTCGAGGAATGTATAATGGCGACCAAGCTCGGAAAAAAGTGCTGATCGAGCATGGATTTCGCCTTCCCAGTGCAGCAGATAACCGTCCGCTGAAAGCCGAGGAATTCTGGGAAAAAGTGAATCAGTGTATTTTCGTTTCTGCTACTCCTGGAAATTGGGAATTAGAAATTTCCGAGGAGCGCATCGCGCAGCAAGTGATTCGACCGACTGGGGTGCTTGACCCAGAATTATTCGTGCGTCCGACCGAAGGACAAATTGATGATTTGTTAGGTGAAATTAAAGAGAGAGTTGCTCTAAAAGAAAGAGTTTTGGTGACAACTTTAACTAAGCGGATGGCGGAGGATTTGACCGAGTATTTGCAAGATAGAGCTATTCGGGTGCGCTATTTGCACTCGGAGATTAATTCGATTCAGCGGATTGAGATTTTGCAGGAGTTGCGATCGGGCGATTTTGATGTGCTGATTGGGGTTAATTTGTTGCGGGAAGGTTTGGATTTGCCAGAGGTTTCTTTGGTGGCGATTTTGGATGCGGACAAAGAAGGGTTTTTGAGAGCGGAACGTTCTTTGATTCAAACGATCGGTCGTGCGGCGCGTCACGTGCGAGGACAAGCTATTTTGTATGGGGATAATCTGACGGATAGCATGATTAAAGCAATTGACGAAACCGATCGACGGCGCGGTATTCAGATGGCATACAACCGGATGCACGGGATTACGCCTCAGTCAATTATCAAAAAATCCAAAAACTCGATTTTGGCTTCTCTAGAAGTTTCGCGGCGGCTGAATACGCAAGAATTGGAGGTGGCGTATCAACAGGCGGACGATCTTTCTTTAGATGAGATTCCAGAGTTGATTAGCCAGTTGGAAGCGCAGATGAAGGAAGCGGCGAAGAAGTTGGAGTTTGAGGAGGCGGCGAAATTGCGCGATCGGATAAAACATTTGCGGGATAAATTGCTGGGTCATTAA
- a CDS encoding CsbD family protein, with translation MSIEERAKAVGKNIEGKAQEALGNVTGDPEDRAEGKMKQAESEVRHTKEDVKDKAKDIVDRA, from the coding sequence ATGAGCATAGAAGAAAGAGCCAAAGCAGTGGGCAAAAACATTGAAGGCAAAGCTCAAGAAGCATTGGGAAATGTCACTGGCGATCCTGAAGATCGTGCAGAAGGAAAAATGAAGCAAGCCGAATCCGAGGTTCGTCATACCAAAGAAGACGTGAAAGATAAAGCCAAAGATATCGTCGATCGGGCCTAA
- a CDS encoding type II toxin-antitoxin system HicA family toxin: MPKFPVDASKRRVIKAFELLGFRIIREGEHIVMVRENDDGTETPLVMPNQSQIKSGTLRAICTQVGVSREEFLTYYEQS; encoded by the coding sequence ATGCCTAAGTTTCCTGTCGATGCTTCTAAAAGAAGAGTCATCAAGGCATTTGAGCTATTGGGATTTCGCATAATTCGGGAAGGCGAACATATTGTCATGGTGCGAGAAAATGATGATGGAACAGAAACTCCATTGGTGATGCCTAACCAGTCTCAAATCAAATCAGGTACATTGAGAGCAATCTGTACTCAGGTAGGTGTGTCGCGAGAGGAATTCTTGACCTACTATGAACAAAGCTGA
- a CDS encoding type II toxin-antitoxin system HicB family antitoxin → MRQFKIIVEKHSDGYVAYPLGIKGAVVGQGDTYAEALADVKSAINCYIEVFGTEMLEDDPPVIEAFLTEAEVAI, encoded by the coding sequence ATGAGACAATTCAAAATCATTGTAGAAAAGCATTCCGATGGTTATGTGGCTTATCCCCTTGGTATTAAAGGGGCTGTAGTTGGCCAAGGTGATACTTATGCGGAAGCCTTAGCCGATGTCAAGTCAGCTATTAACTGCTATATCGAGGTATTTGGCACAGAGATGCTGGAAGATGACCCACCAGTAATCGAAGCTTTTTTGACAGAAGCAGAGGTGGCTATCTAA
- a CDS encoding DUF2283 domain-containing protein, whose translation MKITYDPRYNIAYICLQEKTTQVETIQVSEEMNVDITPDGTIYGIELLNANRQLTADNQGKLIVVNEALGESAEIKLAL comes from the coding sequence ATGAAAATCACTTACGATCCTAGATACAACATTGCTTATATCTGCCTGCAAGAAAAGACGACACAGGTGGAGACGATTCAAGTCAGTGAAGAAATGAATGTGGACATTACACCAGACGGAACTATTTATGGTATTGAACTCCTCAATGCCAATCGGCAATTAACTGCTGATAATCAAGGAAAGTTGATTGTAGTAAATGAAGCATTGGGAGAATCGGCTGAGATTAAACTAGCACTATGA
- a CDS encoding DUF4258 domain-containing protein, which translates to MSVRLHPHAQARLIERGATEAEVIATVESGTPFAAQFGRTGFRRNFSFNAEWRGTVYTMKKVEVIAVKENEDWLVITVIVKYF; encoded by the coding sequence ATGAGTGTAAGGCTACATCCCCATGCTCAAGCAAGATTAATTGAGCGTGGTGCAACTGAGGCAGAAGTAATCGCCACTGTCGAAAGTGGTACACCTTTTGCGGCTCAATTTGGTCGCACGGGTTTTAGGCGTAACTTTTCCTTCAACGCCGAGTGGCGGGGGACGGTTTATACTATGAAAAAGGTTGAAGTAATTGCCGTCAAGGAAAACGAAGACTGGTTAGTTATTACCGTAATCGTCAAATACTTTTAA
- a CDS encoding CsbD family protein, which produces MSLQDKAKAIAKNMEGKAQEALGEITGDPQQKAEGKAKQIQAQAMNTAENIKDKAKKFIDKL; this is translated from the coding sequence ATGAGCTTACAAGATAAAGCCAAAGCGATCGCAAAAAATATGGAAGGTAAAGCTCAAGAGGCTCTTGGTGAAATAACTGGCGATCCTCAACAAAAAGCCGAAGGCAAAGCCAAGCAAATTCAAGCGCAAGCTATGAATACGGCAGAGAACATCAAAGATAAAGCCAAAAAGTTTATTGACAAACTATAA
- the rpe gene encoding ribulose-phosphate 3-epimerase, with protein sequence MTQKQSHKSIVVAPSILSADFSRLGDEIRAVDAAGADWIHVDVMDGRFVPNITIGPLIVEAIRPVTKKPLDVHLMIVEPEKYVEDFAKAGADIISVHAEHNASPHLHRTLGQIRELGKLAGVVLNPSTPLELIEYVLELCDLVLIMSVNPGFGGQSFIPGVLPKIKKLRQMCDERGLDPWIEVDGGLKGNNTWQVLEAGANAIVAGSAVFKAKDYAEAIEGVRNSKRPTPELATV encoded by the coding sequence ATGACCCAAAAGCAATCCCACAAATCTATTGTTGTTGCTCCCTCTATCCTATCAGCGGATTTTAGCCGTCTGGGGGATGAAATTCGGGCTGTTGATGCCGCTGGGGCAGATTGGATTCACGTTGATGTGATGGATGGTCGGTTTGTCCCGAACATTACGATCGGCCCATTAATTGTAGAAGCTATTCGTCCGGTTACGAAAAAGCCTCTGGATGTCCACTTGATGATTGTGGAACCGGAGAAGTATGTGGAGGATTTTGCTAAGGCGGGTGCTGATATTATCTCGGTTCATGCCGAGCATAATGCTTCTCCTCACTTGCATCGCACTCTGGGTCAAATCAGAGAGTTGGGTAAGCTGGCGGGTGTGGTTCTCAATCCTTCTACGCCGTTGGAATTGATTGAGTATGTGCTGGAACTTTGCGATTTGGTGTTGATTATGAGTGTCAACCCCGGTTTCGGCGGTCAAAGTTTTATTCCCGGTGTGCTGCCAAAAATCAAGAAGTTGCGCCAAATGTGCGATGAACGCGGTCTCGATCCTTGGATTGAGGTGGATGGTGGTTTGAAGGGGAATAATACTTGGCAGGTTTTGGAAGCTGGCGCGAATGCGATCGTAGCTGGTTCGGCTGTGTTTAAGGCGAAGGACTATGCTGAGGCGATCGAAGGTGTTCGCAATAGCAAGCGTCCGACTCCTGAATTGGCAACTGTTTAA
- a CDS encoding S8 family serine peptidase produces MVKKNKAWIVLGLSATCLCAPVVALNNDSSVGESGIDALRLQKPPYNLTGRKIAIGQVEIGRPGQFGVDKAGSQNHVVVAVTRVFWRDTPAKTDTDVDPHAFSVAGMMISTSKAVPGVAPGARLYSSAVGAIEKSGQAEECLASQYVAQQNGGDVRSINYSFGESLERDTRGDAAVLDGNALLTQCIDWSARVYDVLHLVAGNQGKGGIPIPTDNFNGINVAFTKRVDGVFSKVDFANIGDIAAGIVSRLAGKEINAGGRRAIGIVAPGHDVTVLNLDGSVNQVSGTSLATPHVTASVALIQEFGDRQLSTRQPHWSIDSRRHEVTKVVFLNSADKLKDTGDGSRLGMTKTITDKSNRSWLDSDAYKDEKIPLDLQMGTGQLNVTRAVQQFGGGQWKPSEAASPIGWDYNKVEANASVDYVLDKPLQQGSFASITLAWDRMVELNDTDKNNQYDIGETFRDRGLNNLDLYLIPADSNDNGAKACASVSEVDSVEHIFCPVPKTGRYKIRVQYRQKVNEATQPYALAWWTVPAK; encoded by the coding sequence ATGGTGAAAAAAAATAAGGCGTGGATTGTATTGGGCCTCAGCGCTACCTGTCTGTGTGCCCCGGTAGTTGCCCTGAATAACGACTCATCAGTTGGAGAATCTGGAATTGATGCTCTACGGCTCCAAAAGCCTCCTTACAATTTGACCGGGCGCAAAATCGCGATCGGTCAAGTCGAAATAGGCCGCCCCGGACAGTTTGGCGTGGACAAAGCGGGGAGCCAAAATCATGTAGTCGTCGCAGTTACGCGAGTGTTTTGGCGGGATACACCAGCCAAAACAGATACCGACGTAGACCCCCACGCCTTCAGCGTCGCGGGTATGATGATCAGTACATCCAAAGCCGTACCGGGCGTCGCACCAGGCGCAAGACTGTATTCTTCTGCGGTTGGCGCAATCGAAAAAAGCGGGCAAGCAGAAGAGTGTCTCGCCTCTCAATACGTAGCCCAGCAAAATGGGGGAGACGTGCGATCGATCAACTATAGCTTTGGCGAATCCCTCGAACGGGATACACGAGGAGACGCCGCCGTTTTGGATGGCAACGCCCTACTGACCCAATGTATCGATTGGTCTGCCCGTGTCTACGATGTCCTCCATCTCGTCGCCGGAAATCAGGGCAAAGGCGGCATTCCCATTCCCACCGACAACTTCAACGGCATCAACGTCGCATTTACCAAGCGCGTTGATGGAGTGTTTTCCAAAGTTGACTTTGCCAATATCGGCGATATCGCCGCCGGAATTGTCAGTCGGCTAGCGGGTAAAGAAATTAATGCTGGGGGGCGTCGTGCGATCGGTATAGTTGCCCCCGGTCACGATGTTACAGTCCTGAACTTGGACGGTAGTGTTAACCAAGTTAGCGGCACCAGTTTGGCAACGCCTCACGTCACCGCCTCCGTAGCCCTGATCCAGGAATTTGGCGATCGCCAACTTAGCACCCGCCAGCCCCACTGGAGCATTGATTCCCGTCGCCACGAAGTCACAAAAGTTGTATTCCTCAACTCAGCCGACAAACTCAAAGACACTGGCGATGGTTCGCGACTGGGTATGACCAAAACAATTACCGACAAAAGCAACCGCAGTTGGCTGGACTCCGATGCCTACAAGGATGAAAAAATTCCCTTGGATCTGCAAATGGGGACGGGTCAGCTAAATGTCACCCGTGCAGTTCAGCAGTTTGGCGGCGGTCAGTGGAAACCATCAGAAGCAGCGTCGCCAATCGGTTGGGATTACAACAAAGTGGAAGCCAACGCCTCTGTTGACTATGTGTTAGACAAACCATTGCAGCAGGGAAGTTTTGCCTCCATCACCCTAGCTTGGGACAGAATGGTCGAGCTAAACGATACCGACAAGAATAATCAATATGACATAGGCGAAACATTTCGCGATCGCGGTTTGAACAACCTCGACCTCTATCTCATACCCGCCGACAGCAACGATAATGGCGCTAAAGCCTGTGCCTCTGTTAGCGAAGTCGATAGCGTAGAACATATTTTCTGTCCAGTTCCCAAAACAGGTCGCTATAAAATCCGAGTCCAATATCGCCAAAAAGTCAACGAGGCAACTCAGCCTTATGCTTTGGCTTGGTGGACTGTACCCGCAAAGTAA